One part of the Syntrophorhabdaceae bacterium genome encodes these proteins:
- a CDS encoding FG-GAP-like repeat-containing protein has product MQTEISHKRNWGFLLLPYVGLLSLILSCSLLAFQSANATQVTLDWAAETGASGYKIYYGTTSKNYSSVIDVGNAITYTVPNLSNGVTYYFAATAYDANRLESDYSSEVSYNPQIDVFWRNNTTGQNYVWYVSGVNITAGAPVSTVTDLNWKAVATGDFNSDGHPDILWRNSSTGLNYIWYMNGAAMIGGAYFGGTVSTDWQIAGVGDFNSDGHPDILWRNSSTGQDYVWYMNGLAVIGGAYLGGTVSTDWQIAGVGDFNSDGHPDILWRNTSTGQNYIWYMNGVTATGGGNFGGTVSTDWQIVRQ; this is encoded by the coding sequence ATGCAGACCGAAATATCCCATAAAAGAAACTGGGGTTTTCTCCTGCTCCCATACGTAGGTCTATTGAGTCTTATTCTTAGTTGTTCCCTTCTTGCATTCCAGAGCGCCAATGCAACTCAGGTTACCCTCGATTGGGCCGCTGAAACTGGCGCCTCGGGTTACAAAATCTATTATGGGACTACCAGCAAAAACTACTCCTCGGTGATTGATGTGGGAAATGCCATCACGTATACGGTGCCCAACCTTTCTAACGGCGTGACGTATTACTTTGCCGCAACCGCTTACGATGCCAATAGGTTGGAAAGCGACTACTCGTCCGAGGTGAGTTACAACCCGCAGATTGATGTTTTTTGGCGGAACAATACTACGGGGCAAAACTATGTCTGGTACGTGAGCGGAGTAAACATTACCGCAGGAGCGCCCGTGAGCACTGTGACAGATCTGAATTGGAAGGCTGTTGCCACCGGCGATTTTAACTCCGATGGTCATCCCGATATCCTCTGGAGAAACAGCTCCACCGGTCTGAACTATATCTGGTACATGAATGGTGCGGCAATGATCGGAGGCGCTTATTTCGGCGGTACTGTGAGCACGGATTGGCAGATTGCGGGTGTTGGCGATTTTAACTCCGATGGTCATCCCGATATCCTCTGGAGAAACAGCTCCACCGGTCAAGACTATGTCTGGTACATGAATGGCCTTGCAGTCATTGGAGGCGCTTATCTCGGCGGTACTGTGAGCACGGACTGGCAGATTGCGGGTGTTGGCGATTTTAACTCCGATGGTCATCCCGATATCCTCTGGAGAAACACCTCCACCGGTCAAAACTATATCTGGTACATGAATGGTGTCACCGCTACCGGCGGGGGCAATTTCGGCGGTACTGTGAGCACGGATTGGCAGATAGTGAGACAGTAA
- a CDS encoding dodecin family protein, giving the protein MRSEGRVARVTEIIAGSPKSFEDAILVGFKRASKTLRGITGLRVKEQRARVEDGKIVEFRVTLEVIFVLES; this is encoded by the coding sequence ATGAGATCGGAAGGCCGAGTCGCACGAGTTACTGAAATTATTGCAGGTTCCCCAAAAAGCTTTGAGGACGCTATACTGGTCGGTTTTAAAAGAGCTTCTAAAACTCTCAGAGGAATAACGGGGCTCAGGGTAAAGGAACAGCGCGCTAGGGTTGAGGACGGCAAGATCGTGGAATTCCGTGTCACTTTGGAGGTCATATTCGTACTGGAAAGCTGA
- a CDS encoding methyltransferase domain-containing protein yields MHDSFIQYLCDPLTKEPLDVEIIHENDGFIFEGYLYSATNRFPIVRGIPRFSGYQENNSYAHSFGYQWNKWAKVQFESHNVGKPMEGWTLRMWEKITTVTAKDMRNALVVDFGCGSGRFIEIARMKNARVIGIDLSASVESAYESFKNDRNVLIVQGDMLNPPIKCEAADGAFSIGVLHHTPDPRRGVEKMAKSVKKGGWVAISVYSKGGYYDFPTVKFYRKLFKLLERFFRYLPPLIYSLVTVYVISFSLKVPLMGRIIRSLFPYIKLPDKKWSLLDTFDSVTPSYQSAHEPYEVFTWFKDLGLIEIEPSDWGFTSYHAVKPK; encoded by the coding sequence ATGCACGATTCGTTTATCCAATACCTATGTGATCCACTAACAAAAGAGCCGTTAGACGTTGAAATCATCCATGAAAATGATGGATTCATATTTGAGGGCTATTTGTATTCCGCCACAAATCGTTTTCCTATCGTGCGCGGCATTCCGCGGTTCTCAGGCTATCAAGAGAATAATAGTTATGCACATTCCTTCGGATATCAATGGAATAAATGGGCTAAGGTTCAGTTTGAAAGTCACAATGTTGGAAAACCCATGGAGGGATGGACGCTCCGAATGTGGGAAAAGATAACCACAGTGACAGCCAAAGATATGCGAAACGCGCTGGTTGTTGATTTTGGTTGTGGCTCAGGGAGATTTATCGAGATAGCGAGGATGAAGAATGCACGTGTCATCGGTATAGATTTAAGCGCTTCTGTTGAATCAGCATACGAGAGCTTCAAAAATGACAGAAACGTATTGATTGTCCAGGGCGATATGTTAAATCCGCCAATCAAGTGCGAAGCGGCGGATGGGGCTTTCTCTATAGGGGTACTGCACCACACTCCTGATCCGCGAAGAGGTGTCGAGAAGATGGCAAAGAGTGTGAAGAAAGGAGGGTGGGTGGCGATAAGCGTGTACAGCAAGGGCGGATATTATGATTTTCCGACCGTTAAGTTCTATAGGAAATTATTTAAGCTTCTGGAGCGATTTTTTAGATATTTGCCACCCTTGATCTATTCATTGGTCACTGTTTACGTAATTAGTTTTTCCCTTAAGGTTCCCCTGATGGGTAGAATTATTCGGAGTCTCTTTCCCTACATCAAACTGCCGGACAAGAAGTGGTCTTTGTTAGACACCTTTGACAGCGTCACGCCAAGTTACCAGTCTGCTCACGAACCGTACGAAGTATTCACCTGGTTCAAAGATCTCGGCCTTATCGAGATAGAACCAAGCGATTGGGGATTTACAAGCTATCATGCGGTTAAGCCAAAATAA